From the genome of Halorussus caseinilyticus, one region includes:
- a CDS encoding LysE family translocator has protein sequence MLHAVASALAGVALGLSLAAPPGPMNAIIAEESVLRGWGSGFRAGLGAMTADACFFVLALLGVVAVVRDVPVVQQVLFGFGGLLMLYFAYGAATDASAAFGGDAADGTGSEVGGEKSKGFRKAFVLALTNPYQILWWLTAGVGLLDPGTFAIDALGGLAVSTGNPVIVVGFFGGIALWITGFPAALTTVGRRVDTFAPAVAYLSALVLVLAGLSFLSKATGLVA, from the coding sequence ATGCTTCACGCAGTCGCGTCTGCGCTCGCGGGGGTCGCGCTCGGTCTCTCGCTGGCGGCCCCGCCGGGTCCGATGAACGCCATCATCGCCGAGGAGAGCGTCCTCCGCGGGTGGGGTTCGGGCTTTCGGGCGGGTCTCGGCGCGATGACGGCCGACGCCTGCTTCTTCGTCCTCGCGCTTCTCGGCGTCGTCGCCGTCGTCCGCGACGTGCCGGTCGTCCAGCAAGTGCTGTTCGGGTTCGGCGGCCTGCTGATGCTGTACTTCGCCTACGGAGCGGCCACCGACGCCAGCGCCGCATTCGGCGGTGACGCCGCGGACGGGACCGGTTCCGAAGTCGGCGGCGAGAAGAGCAAGGGCTTCCGGAAGGCGTTCGTGCTGGCGCTGACCAATCCCTACCAGATTCTCTGGTGGCTGACGGCGGGCGTCGGCCTGCTAGACCCCGGCACCTTCGCCATCGATGCGCTCGGCGGTCTCGCCGTCTCGACGGGGAATCCGGTCATCGTGGTCGGGTTCTTCGGCGGCATCGCGCTCTGGATTACCGGCTTCCCGGCCGCGCTGACGACCGTCGGGCGGCGCGTGGACACCTTCGCGCCCGCCGTCGCGTACCTCAGCGCCCTCGTGTTGGTGTTGGCCGGACTCTCGTTCCTCTCGAAGGCGACCGGACTCGTGGCGTAG
- a CDS encoding metal-dependent transcriptional regulator, which produces MLSDVMEDYLKSIYALQKEDGGPVSTSAIADYLDVTPPTVTSMVEKLEDRGLVEREKYKGVELTAEGETVALEVLRHHRLLESYLTEHLDYSWSEVHEEADTLEHHISEEFEQRVADALGDPEVDPHGDPIPSADLTPPEEDDTAPLSEFGPGDRLVVARVSDRDEEELRYLADAGIAPETELEVVDVAPFGMVTVRLADDGEQSLPENVARSIRVRPADDDNPEREDDAENGLGGSAQGAKP; this is translated from the coding sequence ATGTTGAGCGACGTGATGGAGGACTACCTGAAGTCGATATACGCCCTACAGAAGGAGGACGGTGGGCCGGTCTCGACCTCGGCCATCGCCGACTACCTCGACGTGACGCCGCCGACGGTGACGAGCATGGTCGAGAAACTCGAAGACCGAGGGTTGGTCGAACGCGAGAAGTACAAGGGGGTCGAACTCACCGCGGAGGGCGAAACCGTCGCGCTCGAAGTGCTTCGCCACCACCGCCTGCTGGAGTCGTACTTGACCGAACACCTCGATTACTCGTGGAGCGAGGTCCACGAGGAGGCCGACACCCTCGAACACCACATCAGCGAGGAGTTCGAACAGCGCGTTGCCGACGCACTCGGCGACCCCGAGGTGGACCCCCACGGCGACCCAATCCCGAGCGCCGACCTCACGCCCCCCGAGGAGGACGACACCGCGCCGCTCTCGGAGTTCGGTCCCGGCGACCGACTCGTGGTCGCGCGGGTCAGCGACCGCGACGAGGAAGAACTGCGCTACCTCGCGGACGCGGGCATCGCGCCCGAGACGGAACTCGAAGTCGTGGACGTGGCCCCGTTCGGGATGGTGACGGTGCGACTCGCCGACGACGGCGAGCAAAGCCTCCCCGAGAACGTCGCTCGCTCCATCCGCGTTCGACCCGCGGACGACGACAATCCGGAGCGAGAGGACGACGCCGAGAACGGTCTCGGCGGAAGCGCACAGGGCGCCAAACCCTGA
- a CDS encoding threonine synthase, translating to METTDAFVGLTCVDCGETFDAAETTHRCPDCGGILDPDYDYDAIDLSREELESRPFESMWRYEELLPFPQSAAVSMDEGATQLVECPTLADELGVGRVLFKDEGRNPTGTFKDRGQTAAITAAVQHGATDVALNSAGNAGQAASAYAARAGLDSHVFLPSRAGFTNKAMVNVHGGDLTVVEGRIGDAGEAYADAMDDHDDWYSVKTFVTPYRHEGKKTMLYEVVEQNDWEVPDAVVYPTGGGVGLVGMHKAAEELRELGLTDEIPSMYAAQSSGCAPVVEAWENDAEVHEVWETPDTICGGIEIPDPGASPMILDALEESDGGAVATSDEDILDSAITVAQHEGLEMGATCAAAASGAWELARRGEFDEDDTVVLLNTGAGNKDDDVLRSHLMSKGI from the coding sequence ATGGAAACCACCGACGCGTTCGTCGGCCTGACGTGTGTCGATTGCGGCGAGACGTTCGACGCCGCCGAGACGACCCACCGCTGTCCCGACTGCGGCGGAATTTTGGACCCCGACTACGACTACGACGCCATCGACCTCTCGCGGGAGGAACTCGAATCCCGACCGTTCGAGTCGATGTGGCGCTACGAGGAACTCCTGCCGTTCCCCCAGTCGGCGGCGGTGTCGATGGACGAGGGCGCGACCCAACTCGTGGAGTGCCCGACTCTCGCCGACGAGTTGGGCGTCGGGCGCGTCCTCTTCAAGGACGAGGGGCGCAACCCGACCGGGACGTTCAAGGACCGCGGCCAGACCGCCGCGATTACGGCGGCGGTCCAACACGGCGCGACCGACGTGGCGCTGAACTCCGCGGGCAACGCGGGACAGGCGGCGTCGGCCTACGCCGCGCGCGCCGGACTCGACTCCCACGTCTTCCTGCCCTCGCGGGCCGGGTTCACCAACAAGGCGATGGTCAACGTCCACGGCGGCGACCTGACGGTCGTCGAGGGTCGCATCGGCGACGCGGGCGAGGCCTACGCCGACGCGATGGACGACCACGACGACTGGTACTCGGTCAAGACGTTCGTGACGCCCTACCGCCACGAGGGCAAGAAGACGATGCTCTACGAAGTGGTCGAGCAGAACGACTGGGAGGTCCCCGACGCGGTGGTCTACCCGACCGGCGGGGGCGTCGGACTCGTCGGGATGCACAAGGCCGCAGAGGAACTGCGCGAGTTGGGCCTGACCGACGAGATTCCGTCGATGTACGCGGCCCAGTCGTCGGGGTGCGCGCCCGTCGTGGAGGCGTGGGAGAACGACGCGGAAGTCCACGAGGTGTGGGAGACGCCCGACACCATCTGTGGCGGCATCGAGATTCCCGACCCCGGCGCGAGTCCCATGATTCTCGACGCCCTCGAAGAGAGCGACGGCGGCGCGGTCGCCACCAGCGACGAGGACATCCTCGACAGCGCGATTACGGTCGCTCAGCACGAGGGCTTGGAGATGGGCGCGACCTGCGCCGCGGCCGCAAGCGGCGCGTGGGAACTCGCCCGACGCGGCGAGTTCGACGAGGACGATACCGTCGTCCTGCTCAACACCGGCGCTGGCAACAAGGACGACGACGTACTCCGCAGTCACCTGATGAGCAAGGGAATCTGA
- a CDS encoding universal stress protein, whose translation MEPTHVLVPLDGSPLADDALAFALDTFDCRVTVLNVVTPLDAPMSEGGVLDADEDRREGARERTTAVIDRAKRRAAGADRSVETAVETGDPAETILDFADANDVDHVVMGGHGGERGEIARRLLGTVATKVVGEAPVSVTVVR comes from the coding sequence ATGGAACCGACCCACGTCCTCGTCCCGCTGGACGGGTCGCCGCTCGCGGACGACGCGCTGGCGTTCGCGCTCGACACCTTCGACTGCCGCGTCACGGTGCTGAACGTCGTCACCCCCCTCGACGCGCCGATGAGCGAGGGCGGCGTCCTCGACGCCGACGAGGACCGTCGCGAGGGAGCGCGCGAACGCACCACTGCCGTCATCGACCGCGCGAAGCGCCGCGCCGCGGGCGCCGACCGGAGCGTCGAGACGGCCGTCGAGACCGGCGACCCCGCCGAGACCATCCTCGACTTCGCGGACGCCAACGACGTTGACCACGTGGTGATGGGCGGCCACGGCGGTGAGCGCGGCGAAATCGCGCGTCGGCTTCTCGGGACGGTTGCGACGAAGGTGGTCGGCGAGGCTCCGGTGTCGGTGACGGTGGTCCGGTAG
- a CDS encoding inorganic phosphate transporter: MTGLLFWALVVLATVTGLFTAWALGANSNSPPFAPAIGANAISTMRAAFLIGILAALGALTQGGSISDTVGAGLIDGVAITSLAATAGLLTATAFMAFGVYTGYPVPAAFATTGAMIGVGLSLGGTPAFDTYRRIATFWALVPPVSGGLAYLTATVLRRDDIPETTSVPLLAGLVGAIVANVELSIIPAPPGEEQGSIAGFLAGLADTPAVAGVELAAGVVTLVVAAASFGFVRRRTQVSVEKGVKTFLVGLGSVVAFSSGGSQVGLATGPLENLYRAELGLPGIVLLAIGATGILAGAWMGAPRLLQATSREYAQLGIRRSIAALVPGFVIAQAAIALGIPISFNNIIISGVIGGGLAGGSAGVSRRKIGVTLAFWVVTLVSSVAVGYGVYWAFAQVLGGAAI, from the coding sequence GTGACGGGACTCCTGTTCTGGGCGCTGGTCGTGCTAGCGACGGTGACGGGACTGTTCACCGCGTGGGCGCTCGGCGCGAACAGCAACTCGCCGCCGTTCGCTCCGGCCATCGGCGCGAACGCCATCTCCACGATGCGGGCGGCGTTCCTCATCGGGATTTTGGCCGCGCTGGGTGCGCTCACGCAGGGCGGGAGCATCTCGGACACCGTGGGCGCGGGTCTCATCGACGGCGTGGCCATCACCTCGCTGGCGGCGACGGCGGGCCTGCTGACCGCCACGGCGTTCATGGCGTTCGGCGTCTACACCGGCTATCCGGTTCCGGCGGCGTTCGCGACCACCGGAGCGATGATAGGCGTCGGCCTGTCGCTGGGCGGCACGCCCGCGTTCGACACTTACCGACGAATCGCCACGTTCTGGGCGCTCGTCCCGCCGGTCTCGGGCGGACTGGCCTACCTCACCGCGACGGTCCTGCGGCGCGACGACATCCCCGAGACGACGAGCGTTCCGCTGTTGGCCGGGTTGGTCGGCGCCATCGTGGCGAACGTCGAGTTGAGCATCATTCCCGCACCGCCCGGCGAGGAGCAGGGTTCGATTGCGGGGTTCCTCGCGGGTCTCGCGGACACCCCGGCAGTCGCGGGCGTGGAACTCGCGGCGGGCGTCGTGACGCTGGTCGTGGCCGCGGCGAGTTTCGGGTTCGTCCGGCGGCGGACGCAGGTCTCGGTCGAGAAGGGCGTCAAGACGTTTCTGGTGGGTCTCGGGAGCGTGGTGGCGTTCTCCAGCGGCGGGAGTCAGGTCGGACTGGCGACCGGACCGCTGGAGAACCTCTACCGGGCGGAACTCGGCCTGCCGGGAATCGTCCTGCTCGCAATCGGCGCGACCGGAATTCTCGCCGGAGCGTGGATGGGCGCGCCGCGACTGTTGCAGGCGACCTCTCGGGAGTACGCCCAACTCGGGATTCGGCGGTCCATCGCCGCGCTGGTGCCGGGGTTCGTCATCGCGCAGGCGGCCATCGCGCTCGGCATCCCCATCTCGTTCAACAACATCATCATCTCGGGCGTCATCGGCGGGGGTCTCGCCGGAGGGTCGGCGGGCGTCTCCCGACGGAAAATCGGGGTGACGCTCGCGTTCTGGGTCGTCACGCTGGTCTCGTCGGTCGCGGTGGGATACGGCGTCTACTGGGCGTTCGCGCAGGTGTTGGGCGGGGCGGCAATTTAG
- a CDS encoding MFS transporter — MGLFGTDRRVLTLAFARMIDAVGNSFLIVVLPQFLDEVILDAPGGGGEILGVAVAQSVLIGVALSLFGFLNSFGQPFTGRLSDRTGKRKAFILVGLALLGVASGAYVFADSYVEILVLRMLQGVGAALAIPATVALVNELATDATRGGNFGVFNTFRLIGFGFGPLVAGFILEFGPYPTPVGTVSGFVAAFGVALLGAATSFALVATFVSDPERAAASAGDELAVSVTDPEDSGLDPVFTLGVATLFMAIGIGLFATLEPQLSDRLSQGSVLFSLEFAAVVIANVVFQVPVGRASDTYGRRPFLVAGFALLVPALFAQGFVTTPAGMVAARFVQGIAVAMVFAPSLALAGDLAKEGESGTKLSILTMAFGLGTAVGPLASGFLVTFGFVWPFAFGGVLAAVGLVLVYTQVEETVSEAEKIASVSPQD, encoded by the coding sequence ATGGGACTGTTCGGCACGGACCGGCGAGTGTTGACCCTCGCGTTCGCCCGGATGATAGACGCGGTGGGCAACTCGTTTCTCATCGTGGTCCTGCCGCAGTTTCTCGACGAGGTGATTCTCGACGCGCCGGGCGGCGGCGGGGAGATTCTCGGTGTCGCCGTCGCCCAGTCGGTCCTCATCGGGGTCGCGCTCTCGCTGTTCGGCTTCCTCAACAGCTTCGGCCAGCCGTTCACCGGGCGACTCTCCGACCGGACCGGCAAGCGCAAGGCGTTCATCCTCGTCGGTCTCGCCCTGCTCGGGGTCGCCAGCGGAGCCTACGTCTTCGCCGACAGCTACGTCGAAATCCTCGTCCTCCGGATGTTGCAGGGCGTCGGCGCGGCGCTGGCGATTCCCGCGACCGTGGCGCTGGTGAACGAACTGGCGACGGACGCGACCCGCGGGGGCAACTTCGGCGTGTTCAACACCTTCCGGCTAATCGGGTTCGGGTTCGGACCGCTCGTGGCGGGGTTCATCCTCGAATTCGGGCCGTACCCGACCCCGGTCGGCACCGTCTCGGGGTTCGTGGCCGCGTTCGGGGTCGCCCTGCTCGGCGCGGCGACGAGTTTCGCGCTGGTGGCCACCTTCGTCTCGGACCCCGAGCGCGCGGCCGCGAGCGCGGGCGACGAACTCGCCGTCTCCGTGACCGACCCCGAGGATTCGGGGCTGGACCCGGTGTTCACCCTCGGCGTGGCGACCCTGTTCATGGCAATCGGCATCGGTCTCTTCGCGACCTTGGAGCCGCAACTTTCGGACCGACTCTCGCAGGGGTCGGTGCTGTTCAGCCTCGAATTCGCCGCGGTGGTCATCGCCAACGTCGTGTTTCAGGTGCCGGTCGGCCGGGCCAGCGACACCTACGGACGGCGGCCCTTCCTCGTCGCCGGGTTCGCGTTGCTGGTGCCCGCCCTGTTCGCGCAGGGGTTCGTGACGACGCCCGCGGGGATGGTCGCGGCCCGGTTCGTGCAGGGAATCGCGGTGGCGATGGTGTTCGCGCCGTCGCTCGCGCTGGCGGGCGACTTGGCGAAGGAGGGCGAGTCGGGAACGAAGCTCTCGATTCTCACGATGGCGTTCGGTCTCGGGACCGCCGTCGGCCCGCTGGCGTCGGGATTCCTCGTGACGTTCGGGTTCGTCTGGCCGTTCGCGTTCGGCGGGGTGCTGGCGGCGGTGGGGTTGGTGCTGGTGTACACGCAGGTCGAGGAAACGGTGTCGGAGGCCGAGAAAATCGCGTCGGTGAGTCCGCAGGATTAG
- a CDS encoding enoyl-CoA hydratase/isomerase family protein, translating into MSDWETIRLDYDGDVATLTVDRPDRLNALNVDTLEAIEEALAEAQDEGVGALVLTGAGDDAFVAGADISYMQDLSTPEAQAYAELGHRVADAIEQFPAPVIAAINGYAFGGGCELALACDLRVAAESAIIGQTEIDLGIIPGWGGSQRLPRLVGDEMARRLIFFGERIDAQDANEHGLVGEIVAGDQLDDHVAELAADLAAKPTYALAAAKEALNQAHETSQEAGLRYERRLWSGLFGTHDQREGMEAFLEDREPEFE; encoded by the coding sequence ATGTCCGACTGGGAGACCATCCGACTCGACTACGACGGAGACGTAGCGACCCTGACCGTGGACCGACCCGACCGTCTCAACGCGCTCAACGTCGATACCCTCGAAGCCATAGAGGAGGCCCTCGCGGAGGCCCAAGACGAGGGCGTCGGCGCGCTGGTCCTCACGGGCGCGGGCGACGACGCCTTCGTCGCTGGCGCGGACATCAGCTACATGCAAGACCTCTCGACGCCCGAAGCGCAGGCCTACGCCGAGTTGGGCCACCGCGTGGCCGACGCAATCGAGCAGTTCCCCGCGCCGGTCATCGCGGCCATCAACGGCTACGCCTTCGGCGGTGGCTGTGAACTCGCGCTGGCCTGTGACCTCCGGGTCGCCGCCGAGAGCGCGATTATCGGCCAGACCGAAATCGACCTCGGCATCATCCCCGGATGGGGCGGGAGCCAGCGTCTCCCCCGACTCGTCGGCGACGAGATGGCCCGTCGTCTCATCTTCTTCGGCGAGCGCATCGACGCCCAAGACGCCAACGAACACGGACTCGTCGGCGAAATCGTCGCGGGCGACCAACTCGACGACCACGTGGCCGAACTCGCCGCGGACCTCGCCGCCAAGCCGACCTACGCGCTCGCCGCCGCGAAGGAGGCCCTGAATCAGGCCCACGAGACCAGCCAAGAAGCGGGCCTGCGCTACGAGCGCCGCCTCTGGAGCGGCCTGTTCGGGACCCACGACCAGCGCGAGGGGATGGAGGCGTTCCTCGAAGACCGCGAACCGGAGTTCGAGTAG
- a CDS encoding DUF5797 family protein, whose protein sequence is MTLSEEARERLADLVELQPTKNAELQERWGLESGSEVHQYLENELKDYYYRDDNSLIRATSEAAEMVDVEPGVVDGEGVPEAIRVPRLQQQVFAVVAGPDEESESVVSVLQKLRAEFDVDPAAEDVRSALQALKRKGVVEVVYRTVPTFKLAVERDEVDVSVSE, encoded by the coding sequence ATGACTCTCTCGGAGGAAGCCCGCGAGCGACTCGCCGACCTCGTGGAGCTACAGCCCACCAAAAACGCGGAACTGCAGGAGCGTTGGGGTCTCGAAAGCGGGAGCGAGGTCCACCAGTACCTCGAAAACGAACTCAAGGACTACTACTACCGGGACGACAACAGCCTCATCCGCGCGACTTCCGAAGCCGCCGAGATGGTGGACGTGGAACCCGGCGTGGTGGACGGCGAGGGCGTCCCCGAAGCCATCCGGGTGCCGCGACTCCAGCAACAGGTGTTCGCGGTCGTCGCCGGACCGGACGAGGAATCCGAGAGCGTGGTGTCGGTCCTCCAGAAGTTGCGCGCGGAGTTCGACGTGGACCCCGCCGCCGAGGACGTTCGGAGCGCGCTACAGGCGCTCAAGCGCAAGGGCGTCGTGGAGGTCGTCTACCGGACCGTGCCGACGTTCAAGTTGGCCGTCGAGCGCGACGAGGTGGACGTGTCGGTGTCGGAGTAG
- a CDS encoding DUF5787 family protein, which translates to MTNADAETDPEFVFELRTCRWAEREWPPGADEGDTDPRPAIVARQLGTERRRWDTIVVEVNPDAFRRRANFGRRRLDSDLLDVVPHAPRDWEFYREALPDPGYPWRYVRETIHRADDRGILDVRKRSNRIEIRRKWAYPDWVRRVVAVENKPDLDASAARNLAEQLEYDVALSLADEVWVATRATGERVEPALLESVPVEAGILTLDGEARSASATRARRDDPRATVEWFPRSLDADAPGTRILERAGDGGEYDQSAARFEYADPEWKRAKRLEIAERAYEKGWRSFAETMRPDCREFQLRREGRTLLPWCASKECHQTSSECSGSCPAFSPEPPQWRTKGWPIAGGPGKGIRKLLEERRERERPSSDS; encoded by the coding sequence GTGACCAACGCGGACGCCGAGACCGACCCCGAGTTCGTCTTCGAGTTGCGGACCTGCCGGTGGGCCGAACGCGAGTGGCCGCCCGGTGCGGACGAGGGTGACACCGACCCCCGACCCGCCATCGTCGCCCGGCAACTCGGCACCGAACGCAGACGGTGGGACACCATCGTCGTGGAGGTGAATCCCGACGCCTTCCGTCGGCGGGCGAACTTCGGTCGGCGGCGACTCGACTCGGACCTGCTGGACGTGGTTCCCCACGCGCCGCGCGACTGGGAGTTCTACCGCGAGGCGCTCCCCGACCCCGGCTATCCGTGGCGCTACGTCCGCGAGACCATCCACCGCGCCGACGACCGCGGGATTCTAGATGTGCGAAAGCGGAGCAACCGCATCGAAATCCGCCGGAAGTGGGCGTACCCCGACTGGGTGCGCCGCGTCGTCGCGGTGGAGAACAAGCCCGACTTGGACGCCAGCGCCGCCCGCAACCTCGCCGAACAACTGGAGTACGACGTTGCGCTCTCGCTGGCCGACGAGGTGTGGGTCGCCACGCGCGCGACCGGCGAGCGCGTCGAACCCGCCCTGTTGGAGAGCGTCCCCGTCGAGGCCGGAATCCTGACGCTGGACGGCGAGGCGCGGAGCGCCTCGGCAACGCGAGCGCGGAGGGACGACCCGCGAGCGACGGTGGAGTGGTTCCCCCGGAGCCTCGACGCCGACGCGCCCGGTACCCGGATTTTGGAGCGTGCAGGCGACGGCGGCGAGTACGACCAGTCGGCGGCGCGCTTCGAGTACGCCGACCCCGAGTGGAAGCGGGCCAAACGCCTCGAAATCGCCGAGCGCGCCTACGAGAAGGGGTGGCGGTCGTTCGCCGAGACGATGCGCCCGGACTGTCGGGAGTTTCAGCTTCGACGCGAGGGCCGGACGCTCCTGCCGTGGTGTGCGTCGAAGGAGTGCCACCAGACGAGTTCGGAGTGTTCGGGGTCGTGCCCGGCATTCTCGCCGGAGCCTCCCCAGTGGCGGACGAAGGGCTGGCCGATAGCGGGCGGGCCGGGGAAGGGGATACGGAAGTTGTTGGAAGAGCGGCGGGAGCGAGAGCGGCCCAGTTCCGATTCGTAA
- a CDS encoding bis(5'-nucleosyl)-tetraphosphatase — protein sequence MTVEATSAGAILYRDTRGRREYLLLKSRPGDWEFPKGGVEGDEELQQTAIREVKEEAGIKDFRLLDGFRDDYDYVFEANGNTIHKTVHLFVAKSYEASAELSHEHRDHQWRDYEQAINTITQDGPREILEDAHEFLNEKEENGDV from the coding sequence ATGACGGTTGAAGCTACGAGCGCGGGTGCTATCCTCTACCGGGATACCCGCGGTCGCCGGGAATACCTCCTCCTCAAGTCCCGTCCGGGCGACTGGGAGTTCCCCAAAGGCGGCGTGGAGGGGGACGAAGAGCTACAGCAAACGGCCATACGGGAAGTGAAAGAAGAGGCGGGCATCAAGGACTTCCGCCTCTTGGACGGCTTCCGCGACGACTACGATTACGTCTTTGAGGCCAACGGCAACACCATCCACAAGACGGTCCACCTGTTCGTGGCCAAGTCCTACGAGGCGAGTGCGGAACTCTCCCACGAACACCGCGACCACCAGTGGCGCGACTACGAACAGGCCATCAACACCATCACGCAGGACGGTCCGCGCGAAATCCTCGAAGACGCCCACGAGTTCCTGAACGAAAAGGAAGAAAACGGCGACGTGTAG
- a CDS encoding uS10/mL48 family ribosomal protein produces MTFVTKIRLQSGNRPALENVVDEIRSTAERKGAELRGPHSAPPERLSVPQYKSTAGDETRQFRSWDYTVYTRQMEIVGHNELARRVAQFDFPDGVHVEVELEQIEQMA; encoded by the coding sequence ATGACCTTCGTAACCAAAATCCGACTTCAGAGCGGGAACCGACCCGCGCTGGAGAACGTCGTAGACGAGATTCGCTCGACGGCAGAACGAAAGGGCGCGGAACTCCGCGGGCCGCACTCGGCACCGCCGGAGCGACTCAGCGTCCCGCAGTACAAATCGACGGCGGGCGACGAGACCCGGCAGTTCCGGTCGTGGGACTACACGGTGTACACCCGCCAGATGGAAATCGTCGGCCACAACGAGTTGGCCCGGCGAGTCGCCCAGTTCGACTTCCCCGACGGCGTCCACGTCGAAGTCGAGTTGGAGCAAATCGAGCAGATGGCCTGA
- a CDS encoding DUF7513 family protein has translation MSLREKYLAGLTFRTNKPEFEPGEEISAFVTGYDGDTPVARIGDTILRVEDAPDDALDTRVKLRVEEFDGNDHHGTATYLETVGGSAF, from the coding sequence ATGAGCCTCCGCGAGAAGTACCTCGCTGGCCTGACCTTCCGGACGAACAAGCCCGAGTTCGAACCGGGCGAGGAGATTTCGGCGTTCGTGACGGGCTACGACGGCGACACGCCGGTCGCGCGCATCGGCGACACGATTCTCCGAGTCGAAGACGCACCGGACGACGCCCTCGACACCCGCGTCAAACTCCGCGTCGAGGAGTTCGACGGCAACGACCACCACGGGACCGCGACGTATCTGGAGACGGTCGGCGGGTCGGCGTTCTGA
- a CDS encoding Na+/H+ antiporter NhaC family protein — translation MVDTGDEESAEESVAEELADARQARSGPRIEFYGGPAASAIPIALFIGWAIFQSGVLRIGDTTGLVAGMLVSLIVGMFFAKGDWKTYANTIFEGMTQRVAATAIVAWLWAGMFADTIQVGGFVGGLVWAADALSVGASLFPAITFILAALLATGIGTGYGTTIAFTGLFFPAGVLVGANPTLLFGAILSGAVFGDNLAPVSDTTIVSAVTQDADIGGVVASRFKYAIVAAVLAFVSYLVAGSVMPNADVAGSANVLAGQSEALGLVHLASIGVVIVTAVSGRHIVEAISWGLIVAAVSNVAFGLASVSEMLLFTAPENVAFARTLDALPFVTTAPAASEQIGVSGTIYSGAVGFFPLIVLTLLIVAGARIMIQGGGFEAIQNWLLETVATNVRRAETTMVLGTASVNAMITINTAAEIAIAPYVARIGERFNINGYRRANILDANTSALGYIFPWAGGVLVGYTEMQGLVGAEGFDWFTRSLLVNPAEVWPFVFHGWFLFGVFIISALTGFGLEYTTDRESEEVARV, via the coding sequence ATGGTAGACACGGGAGACGAAGAATCAGCCGAAGAGTCAGTTGCAGAGGAACTGGCCGACGCTAGACAGGCTCGAAGCGGGCCGCGAATCGAGTTCTACGGCGGGCCAGCGGCCAGCGCCATCCCCATCGCGCTGTTCATCGGATGGGCAATCTTCCAGAGCGGCGTCCTGCGAATCGGCGACACGACCGGACTGGTCGCCGGGATGCTGGTGTCGCTCATCGTCGGGATGTTCTTCGCCAAGGGAGACTGGAAGACCTACGCCAACACCATCTTTGAGGGGATGACCCAGCGCGTGGCCGCGACTGCCATCGTCGCGTGGCTCTGGGCGGGCATGTTCGCCGACACGATACAGGTCGGCGGGTTCGTCGGCGGTCTCGTCTGGGCGGCAGACGCGCTCTCGGTCGGCGCGTCGCTGTTCCCGGCAATCACGTTCATCCTCGCGGCCCTGCTCGCCACCGGTATCGGCACGGGGTACGGCACCACAATCGCGTTCACCGGACTGTTCTTCCCGGCGGGCGTCCTCGTCGGCGCGAACCCGACCCTGCTGTTCGGGGCGATTCTCTCCGGAGCGGTCTTCGGGGACAACCTCGCGCCGGTCTCGGACACGACCATCGTGAGCGCGGTCACGCAGGACGCCGACATCGGCGGCGTGGTCGCCTCGCGGTTCAAGTACGCCATCGTCGCGGCGGTGTTGGCGTTCGTCAGCTATCTCGTCGCGGGGTCGGTCATGCCCAACGCCGACGTTGCGGGAAGCGCGAACGTGCTGGCCGGACAGTCCGAAGCGCTCGGACTCGTCCACCTCGCGTCCATCGGCGTCGTCATCGTCACGGCCGTCAGCGGGCGGCACATCGTGGAAGCGATTTCGTGGGGCCTCATCGTCGCCGCCGTCTCGAACGTCGCGTTCGGTCTGGCGTCGGTCTCGGAGATGCTCCTGTTCACGGCACCCGAGAACGTCGCGTTCGCCCGGACGCTCGACGCGCTTCCGTTCGTGACGACGGCACCGGCCGCCTCGGAGCAAATCGGCGTCTCGGGCACCATCTACTCGGGCGCTGTCGGGTTCTTCCCGCTCATCGTCCTGACCCTGCTCATCGTGGCGGGGGCGCGAATCATGATTCAGGGCGGCGGATTCGAGGCCATCCAGAACTGGTTGCTCGAAACGGTCGCCACCAACGTCCGGCGGGCCGAGACCACGATGGTTCTCGGTACGGCGTCGGTCAACGCGATGATTACTATCAACACCGCCGCCGAAATCGCCATCGCGCCCTACGTCGCGCGCATCGGCGAGCGGTTCAACATCAACGGCTACCGGCGCGCCAACATTCTCGACGCCAACACCTCGGCGCTCGGCTACATCTTCCCGTGGGCGGGCGGCGTCCTCGTGGGCTACACCGAGATGCAGGGACTCGTCGGCGCGGAAGGCTTCGACTGGTTCACTCGGTCGCTGTTGGTCAACCCCGCGGAAGTCTGGCCGTTCGTCTTCCACGGGTGGTTCCTGTTCGGCGTGTTCATCATCTCGGCGCTTACCGGGTTCGGACTGGAGTACACCACCGACCGCGAGTCCGAGGAGGTGGCTCGCGTATGA